The proteins below come from a single Candidatus Eremiobacteraceae bacterium genomic window:
- a CDS encoding gamma carbonic anhydrase family protein: MACIVTFNGKTPVVGKGAFIAPTAALIGDVEIGEGASVWFGAVLRGDEAAIRIGAHTSVQDNVVIHVYKGHDTVIEDRVTIGHGAILEACLVESGALIGMNAVILNRSKVGANAVVAAGSVVLEDQEVPEATLVAGSPAKVKKKLEGSAKTWSEVSSNAYVRLTREYREQGIGRGEDATAETAKV; encoded by the coding sequence GTGGCCTGCATCGTGACCTTCAACGGCAAGACGCCGGTCGTCGGAAAGGGCGCGTTCATCGCGCCCACGGCGGCGCTCATCGGCGACGTCGAGATCGGGGAAGGCGCGAGCGTGTGGTTCGGCGCCGTGCTGCGCGGCGATGAGGCGGCGATCCGCATCGGCGCGCACACATCGGTTCAGGACAACGTCGTCATCCACGTCTACAAAGGCCACGACACGGTCATCGAAGATCGAGTGACCATCGGTCACGGCGCGATCCTCGAAGCGTGCCTCGTCGAATCGGGCGCGCTCATCGGGATGAACGCCGTCATCCTCAACCGCTCGAAGGTCGGAGCGAACGCCGTCGTCGCGGCGGGTTCGGTCGTGCTCGAAGATCAGGAAGTGCCGGAAGCGACGCTCGTCGCCGGCTCGCCCGCAAAGGTCAAGAAGAAGCTCGAGGGGAGCGCGAAGACCTGGTCCGAGGTATCCTCGAACGCCTACGTCCGATTGACGCGCGAATATCGCGAACAAGGGATCGGCCGCGGCGAAGACGCGACCGCGGAGACGGCTAAAGTCTAG
- a CDS encoding nucleotidyltransferase family protein, whose protein sequence is MSDDARFVAVALAGGVLERDFRRANYAVPNKAYLPVGGVTMLERVLRALRASASVGRIRCVTQPNAFAAAFGNDRSFCDDVIPPGTDLIDSMLAGFAGLPPAQMVLVAATDIPLVTAHAIDSFAATARTLDCDLGYGCIRREAHMAAYPTIRHTWVRLREGTFCGGGGSVIRAGAAVHIASILRDFAAARKSPLRLASLFSPFLVVRTALGLVGIAELERRASELTGVTCRAIPSDEPALGVNVDRLEDLLAVARLV, encoded by the coding sequence ATGAGCGACGACGCGCGCTTCGTCGCCGTCGCACTCGCCGGCGGCGTGCTCGAGCGCGATTTCCGCCGCGCGAACTACGCGGTCCCCAACAAGGCGTATCTTCCCGTCGGCGGCGTCACGATGCTCGAACGCGTTCTCCGGGCGCTCCGCGCCTCGGCGTCCGTCGGTCGCATCCGCTGCGTCACCCAACCGAACGCATTCGCAGCGGCGTTCGGGAACGACCGATCGTTCTGCGACGACGTCATCCCGCCGGGCACCGATCTCATCGACAGCATGCTCGCCGGTTTCGCCGGCTTGCCGCCGGCGCAGATGGTGCTCGTCGCTGCGACCGACATCCCGCTCGTAACCGCGCACGCGATCGACTCATTCGCCGCGACGGCGCGAACGCTCGATTGCGACCTCGGCTACGGCTGTATCCGGCGCGAGGCGCACATGGCCGCCTATCCGACCATCCGCCACACGTGGGTACGTCTGCGCGAGGGGACGTTCTGCGGCGGCGGCGGCAGCGTCATCCGGGCCGGTGCGGCGGTGCACATCGCCTCGATCCTCCGCGACTTCGCCGCCGCGCGCAAGTCGCCGCTACGGCTCGCATCCCTCTTCTCTCCGTTCCTCGTCGTGAGGACCGCGCTCGGACTCGTCGGCATCGCCGAACTCGAAAGACGGGCGAGCGAGTTGACCGGCGTCACGTGCCGTGCCATCCCCTCTGACGAGCCAGCACTCGGGGTGAACGTCGACCGCCTCGAAGACCTGCTCGCCGTAGCGCGGCTCGTTTAG
- a CDS encoding Rne/Rng family ribonuclease yields MNTELLISCDDWENRVAVLEEGSLAEIYFEREEKVIGSIYKGRVENVLPGMGACFVNIGLGRNAFLYVDDIRRDPINIGETEITDRRKGHTVNELLKVGDDVLVQIVKEPRGLKGARVSTNISLPGRYLVLMPTGRYSGVSSRVEDDRERERLKQVMRRVRPEGMATIVRTAARGVSEAELIADLGVQLRLWHGILESYKRSTAPSLLHKDLNLVFKAVRDFMTSDVRQVVIDSKEQYDEIRSTMSLLGPQYLNRLKLWEGPGDLFETRGIDEELQKLLKPKIVLPSGGYLILEHTEALTVIDVNTGKFTGGRNLEDTLVRTNIEAAAEIARQVRLRDIGGIIVVDFIDMAHERSRQQVIDTLGDALKRDRTRSTIQAFSNLGLLEFTRKRVGKDLAGQLRSDCPYCTGLGDVMSSESLAISLLRKIRQKGQNGSRGRKLDLIVDPSVATQLVGWYHEEFEKLSKSLGLDIQLFVDPQRHRETITLENSHRTLKPLTAGRELEVDLLGVRLPDPASGVAVHDANIIEVKDAANGAGTMAKIKITSVDGDLAKAELAEPLQTSQRRRRRGRGRGKAAVETEAPIAPPTPKRAPGEEHEPAARGRDQEREEPARPAAAARRREMPLAYGIDEEDEEDYTLRGGRVAGGSVGAGSASRAGAPPPDSRRREEARGDRKRGRGRPGGRTPMHPQAMIVGGEGDIDYEDDEDSVTVMPSQPSSRVPSRSRTGTDGERPSDDEEAVPRARRRRRGGRGRGGDEDQDRSPAASDSGDEDVDDRDDAVARGRASVVSRDRGRTDRPRQDERGVRDRDRSRDERDVRPERDRDREPRGTREPLRDRDARGTREPLRDRDPRGPREPLRDREPRRDREPRVERDREPRRDREPSIDRDRPTREPLRDREPRRDREPRRDREPLRDREPVRDRVRTDDDRDERPRRREPRQYGAIQPLYGRPLDVDATERPSAKPTREERPTTSRRGEEPRGRDDRDDRRPRRDDGGRTAARPRDDRDEAPVARRTPAAFDDEEDLDVVIDAGAPVVLDVETVSPDRVAPRRRREPREGDEDRERGARVERVERPERIERPERIERPERGERPGRGDRGERPDRPRRDRDGDRGPRRGGRDRGGPSEPRIPRPVKQLYPPPGTEEEPPPPEGMPKALPFASRRTPRGPMMREKGAEPPPKGKVRQLYPPQQFDEEYVEENGAPAPGPSAREPERVELASMFVSGDAELEERRRLARERADARRGEPSEEPAPIRPPFASPFDEDEE; encoded by the coding sequence TTGAACACTGAGCTCCTCATCTCGTGCGACGATTGGGAGAACCGCGTCGCCGTCCTCGAAGAAGGATCGCTGGCCGAGATCTACTTCGAACGCGAAGAAAAAGTCATCGGCTCCATCTACAAAGGCCGCGTCGAAAACGTCCTCCCCGGAATGGGAGCCTGCTTCGTCAACATCGGACTCGGCCGCAACGCCTTTCTCTACGTCGACGACATACGCCGCGATCCGATCAACATCGGCGAGACGGAGATCACGGACCGTCGGAAGGGCCATACCGTCAACGAGCTGCTCAAGGTCGGCGACGACGTTCTCGTCCAGATCGTCAAAGAGCCGCGCGGCCTCAAGGGCGCGCGAGTCTCGACGAACATCTCGCTCCCCGGGCGCTACCTCGTCCTCATGCCGACCGGCCGCTATTCGGGCGTGTCGTCGCGCGTGGAAGACGATCGCGAGCGCGAACGGCTCAAACAGGTCATGCGCCGCGTCCGACCCGAGGGCATGGCGACGATCGTGCGCACCGCCGCGCGCGGCGTCAGCGAAGCCGAACTCATCGCCGACCTCGGCGTGCAGCTCCGTCTCTGGCATGGCATCCTCGAATCGTACAAACGCTCGACCGCACCGTCGCTGCTCCACAAAGACCTCAACCTCGTCTTCAAAGCCGTCCGCGATTTCATGACGAGCGACGTCCGTCAAGTCGTCATCGACTCGAAGGAGCAGTACGACGAGATCCGCTCGACGATGTCGCTGCTCGGGCCGCAATACTTGAACCGGCTCAAGCTGTGGGAAGGTCCGGGCGATCTCTTCGAGACGCGCGGCATCGACGAAGAACTGCAAAAGCTTCTCAAGCCGAAGATCGTCCTACCGTCGGGCGGCTATCTCATCCTCGAGCACACCGAAGCGCTGACCGTCATCGACGTCAACACCGGCAAGTTCACCGGCGGGCGCAACCTCGAGGACACGCTCGTCCGCACGAACATCGAGGCTGCGGCTGAGATCGCGCGCCAGGTGCGGCTGCGCGACATCGGCGGCATCATCGTCGTCGACTTCATCGATATGGCGCACGAGCGGAGCCGCCAGCAGGTCATCGATACGCTCGGCGACGCGCTCAAGCGCGATCGCACGCGCAGCACGATCCAAGCCTTCTCGAATCTCGGCCTGCTCGAGTTCACCCGCAAGCGGGTCGGTAAAGACCTCGCGGGCCAGCTGCGCTCCGACTGTCCGTACTGCACCGGCCTGGGCGACGTCATGTCGAGCGAATCGCTCGCGATCTCGCTCCTCCGCAAGATCCGTCAGAAAGGCCAGAACGGCAGCCGCGGGCGCAAGCTCGATCTCATCGTCGATCCATCGGTCGCGACGCAGCTCGTCGGCTGGTACCACGAAGAATTCGAAAAACTGAGCAAGTCGCTCGGTCTGGACATCCAGCTCTTCGTCGATCCGCAACGCCATCGCGAGACGATCACGCTCGAGAACTCGCATCGCACGCTCAAGCCGCTGACGGCGGGGCGCGAGCTCGAAGTCGACCTGCTCGGCGTCCGGCTCCCCGACCCGGCTTCGGGCGTCGCCGTCCACGACGCGAACATCATCGAAGTGAAGGACGCCGCCAACGGCGCGGGCACGATGGCGAAGATCAAGATCACATCGGTCGACGGCGATCTGGCGAAAGCCGAACTCGCCGAGCCGCTGCAGACGAGTCAGCGCCGTCGCCGTCGCGGCCGAGGCCGCGGCAAGGCAGCCGTGGAGACCGAGGCGCCGATCGCGCCGCCGACACCGAAACGCGCACCCGGCGAGGAGCACGAACCCGCTGCGCGCGGACGCGATCAAGAACGCGAGGAGCCGGCCCGTCCTGCGGCGGCCGCGCGCCGTCGCGAAATGCCGCTCGCGTATGGCATCGACGAGGAAGACGAGGAAGATTACACGCTTCGCGGCGGCCGCGTCGCCGGCGGGTCCGTCGGCGCCGGCTCGGCGAGCCGCGCCGGGGCACCGCCGCCCGATTCACGCCGGCGCGAAGAAGCCCGCGGCGATCGCAAACGCGGACGGGGTCGTCCGGGTGGACGGACGCCGATGCACCCGCAGGCGATGATCGTCGGCGGCGAAGGCGACATCGACTACGAGGACGACGAGGATTCGGTCACCGTCATGCCGTCGCAGCCGTCGTCGCGCGTGCCATCGCGTTCGCGAACCGGCACCGACGGCGAGCGTCCTTCAGATGACGAGGAAGCGGTACCACGTGCCAGACGCCGTCGTCGCGGCGGCCGCGGACGTGGAGGCGACGAGGATCAAGATCGTTCGCCCGCTGCGTCTGATAGCGGAGACGAAGACGTCGACGACCGCGACGATGCGGTAGCGCGCGGACGCGCAAGCGTCGTATCGCGCGATCGCGGACGTACCGATAGGCCGCGCCAAGACGAGCGCGGTGTTCGCGACCGTGATCGGTCGCGCGACGAGCGCGACGTGCGCCCCGAGCGTGACCGCGACCGCGAACCACGAGGAACGCGCGAGCCGTTGCGCGACCGCGACGCACGGGGAACGCGCGAGCCGCTGCGCGACCGCGATCCGCGAGGACCGCGCGAGCCGTTGCGCGACCGCGAGCCCCGACGCGACCGCGAACCGCGCGTCGAACGCGATCGTGAACCGCGTCGCGACCGCGAACCGAGCATTGATCGAGATCGCCCAACGCGCGAACCGCTGCGCGACCGCGAGCCGCGACGCGATCGTGAACCGCGTCGCGACCGCGAACCGCTGCGCGACCGAGAGCCCGTGCGCGATCGTGTACGCACGGACGACGATCGAGACGAGCGTCCACGCCGGCGCGAACCGCGTCAGTACGGTGCGATCCAACCACTGTACGGGCGTCCGCTCGATGTGGACGCCACCGAACGACCTTCTGCCAAGCCGACGCGCGAAGAACGGCCAACGACATCGCGCCGGGGCGAGGAGCCGCGCGGTCGAGACGATCGCGACGATCGCCGTCCGCGCCGCGACGACGGCGGCCGGACCGCCGCCCGGCCTCGCGATGATCGCGACGAAGCGCCCGTCGCGCGTCGCACACCGGCTGCATTCGACGATGAAGAAGATCTCGACGTCGTCATCGATGCCGGAGCGCCGGTCGTGCTCGACGTCGAAACGGTATCGCCCGACCGAGTCGCACCGCGCCGTCGAAGAGAGCCGCGTGAGGGTGACGAGGATCGCGAGCGTGGAGCTCGCGTCGAACGCGTCGAGCGCCCCGAACGTATCGAGCGCCCCGAACGTATCGAACGCCCCGAGCGCGGCGAACGCCCTGGACGCGGCGACCGTGGCGAGCGGCCGGATCGCCCGCGTCGCGATCGCGATGGAGATCGCGGACCGCGGCGTGGCGGACGTGACCGGGGAGGGCCGTCAGAGCCACGCATTCCGAGACCGGTGAAGCAGTTGTATCCGCCGCCGGGCACGGAAGAAGAACCGCCGCCGCCGGAAGGCATGCCCAAAGCGCTGCCGTTCGCCTCGCGCCGCACGCCGCGCGGTCCGATGATGCGCGAGAAAGGTGCGGAGCCGCCGCCGAAGGGCAAAGTGCGCCAGCTCTATCCGCCGCAGCAATTCGATGAGGAATACGTCGAGGAGAACGGCGCGCCGGCGCCAGGACCCTCTGCGCGCGAACCGGAGCGGGTCGAACTCGCGTCGATGTTCGTCAGCGGCGACGCCGAACTCGAAGAGCGCCGACGCCTCGCGCGAGAGCGCGCCGACGCGCGCCGCGGGGAACCGAGCGAGGAGCCCGCGCCGATACGGCCGCCTTTCGCGAGCCCGTTCGACGAAGACGAGGAATAG
- the pdxS gene encoding pyridoxal 5'-phosphate synthase lyase subunit PdxS: MADKAEKPDKQKGTDKVKRGLAQMLKGGVIMDVTTPEQAIIAQEAGAVAVMALERVPADIRKEGGVARMASIEIIQRIMDVVTIPVMAKARIGHFVEAQVLESLGVDFIDESEVLTPADESYHIDKKPFTVPFVCGARNLGEALRRISEGAAMIRTKGEAGSGNIVEAIRHLRQVTDEIRRLTVLPSEELVSVSRDLGASLDVVREVAKLGKLPVVMFVAGGVATPADAALCMQLGSEGIFVGSGIFKSANPAKTAKAIVSATHYFDDPKVVLDVSKEIGAPMQGLEISQIPKDQLLAERGW, from the coding sequence ATGGCAGACAAAGCAGAGAAACCAGATAAGCAAAAAGGCACCGATAAGGTCAAGCGCGGTCTCGCGCAGATGCTCAAGGGCGGCGTCATCATGGACGTCACGACGCCCGAGCAGGCGATCATCGCCCAAGAGGCCGGTGCGGTCGCGGTCATGGCGCTCGAGCGCGTCCCCGCCGACATCCGCAAAGAAGGCGGCGTCGCGCGGATGGCGTCGATCGAGATCATCCAGCGCATCATGGACGTCGTGACGATTCCGGTCATGGCCAAAGCGCGGATCGGTCACTTCGTCGAGGCGCAAGTACTCGAATCGCTCGGCGTCGACTTCATCGACGAGAGCGAAGTGCTCACGCCGGCCGACGAGTCGTATCACATCGACAAGAAGCCGTTCACGGTGCCGTTCGTGTGCGGCGCTCGCAACCTCGGCGAAGCGCTGCGGCGGATCTCCGAAGGCGCCGCGATGATCCGCACGAAGGGCGAAGCCGGCTCGGGTAACATCGTCGAAGCGATCCGTCACCTGCGTCAAGTGACCGACGAGATCCGACGGCTGACGGTTCTGCCGTCCGAAGAGCTCGTTTCGGTGTCGCGCGATTTGGGCGCGTCGCTCGACGTCGTCCGCGAAGTGGCAAAGCTCGGCAAACTCCCGGTCGTGATGTTCGTCGCGGGCGGCGTCGCGACGCCGGCGGATGCGGCGCTCTGCATGCAGCTCGGATCCGAAGGCATCTTCGTGGGCTCGGGCATCTTCAAGAGCGCGAATCCCGCGAAAACGGCGAAAGCGATCGTCTCCGCGACGCACTACTTCGACGACCCGAAAGTCGTGCTCGACGTGAGCAAAGAGATCGGCGCGCCGATGCAGGGTCTCGAGATCAGCCAGATCCCGAAGGATCAATTGCTGGCCGAGCGCGGCTGGTAG
- a CDS encoding type IV pilus twitching motility protein PilT, with amino-acid sequence MDIAPSRPQQLDLDSLLRQMVEMGASDLHLKAAAPPIARVHGILTPIGDKPLSLPECENLIFSSMTHAQQQEFMDTHELDYAYGLHGHGRFRVNAYFQRGTVSAAFRTVRLDIPSTDELRLPPVIRKLCEQQDGIILLTGATGTGKSTTLASMIDFINATQKRHIVTIEDPIEYIHVDKKSIISQREVGIDTESFTLALKQALRQDPDVILIGEMRDPETIITALTAAETGHLVLSTLHTQNTVQALERIMDALPEGNRKQFTVQLSTSLRAIISQRLLARLDGSGRVPAVEVLIATPTIRSLILEGKFGDMYQFMVNGRFDGMQTFTQSLLDLYQSGLVTEKEAFSKADKPTEFRLAIEGHVTTGADLQELSNW; translated from the coding sequence GTGGATATCGCGCCGAGCCGGCCACAACAACTCGACCTTGACTCGCTTTTGCGCCAGATGGTGGAGATGGGAGCGTCCGACCTTCATCTGAAGGCGGCCGCGCCGCCGATCGCGCGCGTCCACGGCATCCTGACGCCGATCGGCGACAAACCGCTGTCGTTGCCCGAGTGCGAGAACCTCATCTTCTCGTCGATGACGCACGCGCAGCAGCAAGAGTTCATGGATACGCACGAGCTCGACTACGCGTACGGTCTCCACGGTCACGGCCGTTTCCGCGTCAACGCGTACTTCCAGCGCGGCACGGTGAGCGCCGCGTTCCGAACGGTTCGGCTCGACATCCCCAGCACCGATGAGCTGCGCCTCCCGCCGGTCATCCGTAAGCTGTGCGAACAGCAAGACGGCATCATATTGCTCACCGGCGCGACCGGCACCGGAAAGTCGACGACGCTCGCATCGATGATCGACTTCATCAACGCGACGCAGAAGCGGCACATCGTCACGATCGAAGATCCGATCGAGTACATCCACGTCGACAAGAAATCGATCATCTCGCAGCGCGAAGTCGGCATCGATACCGAATCGTTCACGCTCGCCCTCAAGCAAGCGCTGCGCCAGGATCCCGACGTCATCCTCATCGGTGAGATGCGTGATCCCGAGACGATCATCACGGCGCTGACGGCGGCCGAGACCGGTCACCTCGTGCTCTCGACGCTTCACACGCAGAACACGGTCCAAGCGCTCGAACGCATCATGGACGCGCTGCCCGAAGGCAACCGCAAACAGTTCACCGTCCAACTGTCGACGAGCTTGCGCGCGATCATCTCTCAGCGTTTGCTTGCGCGGCTCGACGGCTCCGGCCGTGTTCCGGCGGTCGAAGTGCTCATCGCGACGCCGACGATCCGAAGCCTCATCCTCGAAGGCAAGTTCGGCGATATGTACCAGTTCATGGTCAACGGCCGCTTCGACGGCATGCAGACGTTCACGCAATCGCTGCTCGATCTGTACCAAAGCGGCCTCGTGACGGAGAAAGAAGCGTTCTCGAAGGCCGATAAGCCGACCGAATTCCGTCTTGCGATCGAAGGCCACGTCACGACGGGCGCAGATCTGCAAGAACTGTCGAACTGGTAG
- a CDS encoding DUF1844 domain-containing protein produces the protein MRTLLFSMLSLLVEVSAHHVGAGVPNVGGDDRAEGTIDLEEARIAIDAANALLSAVGRALSRDERHALEGLLTQLQVEYVKRSGR, from the coding sequence GTGCGGACCCTTCTGTTCAGCATGTTGTCGCTGCTCGTCGAGGTCTCGGCGCATCACGTGGGTGCGGGCGTGCCGAACGTCGGTGGTGATGATAGGGCCGAAGGCACCATCGATCTCGAAGAAGCGCGGATCGCGATCGATGCCGCGAACGCCCTCCTGAGCGCCGTGGGAAGAGCTCTTTCGCGCGACGAAAGGCATGCACTCGAGGGCCTGCTCACTCAGCTGCAGGTCGAATACGTGAAGCGGTCTGGTAGATAA
- a CDS encoding response regulator, whose protein sequence is MARILVVDDDINNRLLLRLVLEHAGHEIGEASDGGEALASAHASKPDLIIMDLHMPGMDGIEFISALRADAALAKTRVALYTATVSDESMRQFMGLAGIGSVIEKPSEPPDLLAAVEAALRA, encoded by the coding sequence ATGGCGAGAATACTCGTCGTCGACGACGACATCAACAACCGACTATTGTTGCGGTTGGTGCTCGAACATGCCGGTCACGAGATCGGGGAAGCGTCAGACGGCGGTGAGGCGCTCGCTTCCGCGCACGCGTCGAAACCCGATCTCATCATCATGGACCTGCACATGCCGGGGATGGACGGGATCGAATTCATCAGTGCGCTTCGCGCCGATGCGGCGCTCGCGAAGACGCGCGTCGCACTCTATACGGCGACGGTGTCGGACGAGAGCATGCGCCAATTCATGGGGCTGGCCGGGATAGGCAGCGTCATCGAAAAGCCGTCTGAACCGCCGGATTTGTTGGCGGCCGTCGAGGCGGCGCTGCGCGCCTAG
- the ispE gene encoding 4-(cytidine 5'-diphospho)-2-C-methyl-D-erythritol kinase, whose translation MEAAARGFAVMARAKFNIRLEIGAKRQDGFHALRSVVADLAVGDEVRFEGSSAFSVDCDDPAIDLDANLGYVAALNLDVDLPAVAIHIKKHLPQQAGLGGGSADAAAALRGLARVAAEAGRPIAAEALLAAAIKAGSDVAACLYPGLKVVEGRGEKVRQLDFGPPAWGVLLLKPKGGVDTKTGYQLLDAARVDSAGDLADDDAIERLVAALERRDFASACALAHNDFQKPVEAAYPTIARTRERIEAAGAAVTLLCGSGSCVAGLFETVDAARTAAMLLTIAEGEWSCVTSLTA comes from the coding sequence ATGGAGGCGGCTGCCCGCGGGTTCGCCGTTATGGCACGGGCGAAGTTCAACATTCGCCTCGAGATCGGCGCCAAGCGGCAGGACGGCTTTCACGCCCTCCGCTCGGTCGTCGCCGATCTCGCGGTCGGCGATGAGGTCCGGTTCGAGGGCTCGAGCGCGTTTTCGGTCGACTGCGACGACCCGGCCATCGACCTCGATGCCAACCTCGGATATGTGGCCGCGCTCAACCTAGACGTGGACCTCCCCGCCGTCGCGATCCACATAAAGAAGCACCTTCCGCAGCAGGCGGGCCTCGGCGGGGGCAGCGCGGATGCCGCCGCCGCCCTGCGCGGCCTCGCGCGGGTCGCAGCTGAAGCGGGTCGACCGATCGCGGCCGAGGCGCTCCTCGCGGCCGCTATCAAGGCGGGCTCCGACGTCGCCGCTTGCCTGTATCCGGGGCTCAAAGTCGTCGAAGGGCGCGGCGAGAAGGTCCGCCAGCTCGATTTCGGACCGCCGGCTTGGGGCGTGCTCCTACTCAAACCGAAAGGCGGCGTCGACACGAAGACCGGCTATCAATTGCTCGACGCTGCGCGCGTCGATTCGGCAGGGGACCTCGCCGACGACGACGCGATCGAGCGACTCGTCGCCGCGCTCGAGAGACGCGACTTCGCTTCGGCGTGCGCGCTCGCGCACAACGACTTTCAGAAACCTGTCGAGGCAGCGTATCCGACGATCGCGAGGACGCGCGAACGGATCGAAGCTGCGGGCGCGGCGGTGACGCTTCTCTGCGGCAGCGGGTCGTGCGTCGCCGGATTGTTCGAAACCGTCGACGCGGCGCGCACGGCCGCGATGCTTCTGACGATCGCCGAAGGCGAGTGGTCGTGCGTGACGAGCTTGACGGCGTGA
- the pdxT gene encoding pyridoxal 5'-phosphate synthase glutaminase subunit PdxT codes for MAKEDLTIGVLSLQGDVEEHIDALLAIKVEGRGVKTPEDLAEIDGLIIPGGESTTVGEMVGRFGLTKPLEKRVAAGMPVWGTCMGMIVLAKKVQGSTQPTLGLLSIEVKRNAFGRQIESAEVPLDITGIEGKPFPGIFIRAPWIESAWDDARILARLDGHGVMVRQKRILGTSFHPELTEDHRVHRYFSEMVAAAKRSA; via the coding sequence ATGGCGAAAGAAGATCTCACGATCGGCGTCCTCTCGCTCCAAGGCGACGTCGAAGAGCACATCGATGCGCTTCTCGCGATCAAGGTCGAAGGCCGCGGCGTCAAGACGCCTGAGGACCTCGCCGAAATCGATGGTCTCATCATCCCAGGCGGCGAATCGACGACGGTCGGCGAGATGGTCGGCCGTTTCGGACTCACGAAGCCGCTCGAGAAACGCGTCGCGGCGGGTATGCCGGTATGGGGCACGTGCATGGGCATGATCGTTCTCGCGAAAAAAGTGCAAGGCTCGACGCAGCCGACGCTCGGCCTGCTTTCTATAGAAGTGAAGCGCAACGCATTCGGCCGTCAGATCGAAAGCGCGGAGGTTCCGCTCGATATCACGGGCATCGAAGGCAAGCCTTTCCCCGGCATCTTCATCCGAGCACCGTGGATCGAGAGCGCTTGGGATGATGCGCGCATCCTCGCGCGGCTCGACGGTCACGGCGTCATGGTGCGGCAGAAGCGAATCCTCGGGACCTCATTCCATCCCGAGTTGACCGAAGACCACCGCGTTCACCGCTACTTCTCCGAGATGGTCGCCGCGGCGAAAAGGAGCGCCTGA
- a CDS encoding HNH endonuclease, which yields MVDVLVLNATYEALNVTSLQRAVKLVFAGKAEVLHNHEKLLRAATFEMRMPSIIRMLYYIRRPRQQVALTKKNVLLRDDYRCQYCGTKGEGPMTVDHVIPKSTGGPSTWENLVCACLMCNNRKNNRTPQDANLHLMRKPRTPKYIPWIQVKRHTLPGEWYKFLFLYDVSIDERIET from the coding sequence ATGGTCGATGTCCTGGTGCTCAATGCGACCTACGAAGCGCTCAACGTCACCTCGTTGCAGCGGGCGGTGAAGCTCGTCTTCGCCGGCAAGGCCGAGGTCCTACACAACCACGAGAAGCTGCTGCGCGCCGCGACGTTCGAGATGCGCATGCCGTCGATCATCCGCATGCTCTACTACATCCGCCGTCCGCGCCAGCAAGTCGCGCTGACGAAGAAGAACGTCCTTTTGCGCGACGACTATCGCTGCCAGTACTGCGGCACGAAGGGCGAAGGCCCGATGACGGTCGACCACGTCATCCCGAAGAGCACCGGCGGTCCGTCGACGTGGGAGAACCTCGTCTGCGCGTGTCTCATGTGCAACAACCGGAAGAACAACCGGACCCCGCAGGACGCGAATCTGCACCTGATGCGCAAGCCGCGCACGCCGAAGTACATCCCGTGGATCCAAGTGAAGCGCCACACGCTGCCAGGCGAGTGGTACAAGTTCCTATTCCTCTACGACGTGTCGATCGACGAGCGCATCGAAACCTGA